The proteins below come from a single Conger conger chromosome 10, fConCon1.1, whole genome shotgun sequence genomic window:
- the LOC133138081 gene encoding transmembrane protein 106C-like, translated as MGTHWSQRNCSLLPLPETEGRGRRRGELRNDDSLDCRDRQEEIAQFAYVEFTGPDSITCPTCQGTGRIPSDQVNQLVALIPYNDQRLQPQRTKLYVVLSVVLCLLASSLLAFFMFPRSLLIEDDGIRTVTVLFDRNNSKVIINMTSTLNISNSNFFTALVDSVSCQVLYMKTVIGTQQLDNVISILPLSQRQMNFTVSMEISGSLSYVYAFCTMASIKVHNIVVFMQTSVKTSYMVRTAQNTLEVYRYIDCGANYTVRQTPWLL; from the exons ATGGGAACACATTGGTCCCAGAGAAACTGCAGCCTCCTGCCCCTCCCAGAGACCGAGGGTAGGGGGCGGCGTAGGGGTGAACTGAGAAATGACGACTCTCTGGATTGCCGGGACCGGCAGGAGGAGATCGCGCAGTTTGCGTACGTGGAGTTCACGGGTCCGGACAGCATTACGTGCCCGACATGTCAAGGCACCGGCAGAATACCTTCGG ACCAGGTGAACCAGCTGGTGGCACTGATTCCCTATAATGATCAGAGGCTGCAGCCCCAGAGAAC GAAGCTGTATGTGGTCCTGTCCGTGGTGCTGTGCCTGCTGGCCTCTTCGCTGTTGGCCTTCTTCATGTTCCCACGCTCCTTGCTGATCGAGGACGATGGTATACGCACCGTGACCGTCCTCTTCGACCGCAACAACAGCAAAGTCATCATCAACATGACC AGCACCTTGAACATCAGCAACTCCAACTTCTTCACAGCGCTGGTGGATAGTGTGAGCTGCCAGGTGCTGTACATGAAGACGGTCATTGGTACGCAGCAGCTGGATAACGTCATCAGCATTCTGCCCCTCAGCCAGAGACAG ATGAACTTTACTGTGAGCATGGAGATCAGCGGGAGCCTTTCCTATGTTTA TGCGTTCTGCACCATGGCCAGCATCAAAGTGCACAACATTGTGGTCTTCATGCA GACCTCTGTAAAGACCTCGTATATGGTACGCACCGCGCAGAACACCCTGGAGGTGTACCGCTACATCGACTGCGGGGCCAACTACACCGTCCGCCAGACCCCCTGGCTGCtctga